One Pyrenophora tritici-repentis strain M4 chromosome 5, whole genome shotgun sequence DNA window includes the following coding sequences:
- a CDS encoding Utp12 multi-domain protein, translating into MPAAVQTPRNRDRAPPAKKPRLAQSPTTARPHGLKAMLNGSSAKPVATTNGRKNARAERVDDATAVVAGPGDVDVIEISSAEEESEYDSEEDQDDQPTQAGAEQDAPAANGAADDDNAAESEDITFGDRLRAEGPEPVHESRVISVEDAFDANPERTVAAQKSRPLAPPNANSLGTVLTQALRTNDKELLDSCLQVVDVESVYATVERLPSPLVGTLLQRLAERLHRSPGRAGMLMAWVQWSLAAHGGYLASQPQIVKQLTALNKVLKERSSGLMPLMSLKGRLDMLQAQLDLRKRNQAANDDADEALVYVEGQDDYVSDDESVDGTTAPQKRLRQDVDEDDDNSSEDMGLNVEMDDVSDEGSEGSDEDLIDDEAEETDDDEGEDMSDPMSEDLDAGASESEDESKPERRSTAARAGLKSRR; encoded by the exons ATGCCTGCTGCTGTACAAACCCCGCGCAATCGCGACCGCGCTCCGCCCGCGAAGAAACCCCGGCTTGCGCAATCGCCCACAACTGCCCGCCCGCACGGTCTCAAGGCGATGCTCAATGGTAGCTCTGCGAAGCCAGTAGCAACAACAAATGGCCGCAAGAATGCGCGTGCAGAGCGAGTTGACGACGCCACTGCTGTTGTGGCAGGCCCGGGCGATGTCGACGTCATCGAAATCAGCAGCGCCGAGGAAGAAAGCGAGTACGACAGTGAAGAGGACCAGGACGACCAACCCACACAGGCAGGTGCTGAGCAGGATGCACCTGCTGCAAACGGAGCCGCAGACGACGACAACGCCGCAGAGTCAGAGGACATTACCTTTGGCGACCGGTTACGCGCAGAAGGCCCTGAGCCCGTTCACGAGTCCCGCGTCATCAGCGTCGAGGATGCCTTCGATGCCAACCCCGAGCGCACAGTAGCTGCCCAGAAAAGCCGCCCACTAGCACCACCCAACGCGAATTCACTCGGCACTGTGTTAACCCAAGCCCTGCGCACAAacgacaaggagcttctGGACTCTTGTCTTCAGGTTGTAGATGTCGAGTCGGTATACGCTACCGTCGAGCGATTGCCCTCGCCGCTGGTTGGCACACTACTGCAAAGACTGGCTGAGCGGCTACACCGAAGCCCAGGCCGGGCGGGCATGTTGATGGCCTGGGTGCAATGGTCACT TGCTGCACATGGAGGCTATTTGGCGTCTCAGCCGCAAATCGTGAAGCAACTCACCGCACTCAACAAGGTCTTGAAAGAACGCTCGAGCGGTCTAATGCCTCTCATGTCACTCAAGGGTCGTCTGGACATGCTCCAAGCCCAGCTTGATCTGAGGAAACGAAACCAAGCCGCCAACGACGATGCCGACGAAGCACTGGTCTACGTCGAGGGCCAGGACGATTACGTCTCCGATGATGAGTCGGTCGATGGTACCACTGCACCCCAGAAGAGATTGCGTCAGGACGTGGATGAGGATGATGACAACTCGTCGGAAGACATGGGCTTGAACGTGGAGATGGATGATGTGTCAGACGAGGGCAGCGAAGGCTCTGATGAAGATTTGATCGACGACGAAGCAGAGGAGACTGACGATGATGAGGGCGAGGACATGTCAGACCCCATGAGCGAGGATCTTGACGCTGGAGCTTCCGAAAGCGAGGACGAATCGAAACCAGAGCGACGATCCACAGCAGCAAGGGCTGGACTTAAGAGCCGGCGTTAA